A region of Gammaproteobacteria bacterium DNA encodes the following proteins:
- a CDS encoding YecA family protein, which translates to MNVNAPLTDEDLTRLDDFLSSDASGEESLYPDEIHGLMTAMICGPEAIVPSEWMPLVFAGDPDFADARQAEDIMGLLMRMHNSIASTLQAGTEYQPLLPQSEDIGDADFVAEGWCRGFMMGMSLRGEQWMEHLEGDLGNMLFPIIALAGEPPDFSSEEDPIEPISPEEMTDLCDMLPDSVAAVYAFWRAH; encoded by the coding sequence ATGAATGTGAACGCACCACTTACCGACGAGGATCTCACGCGCCTCGACGACTTCCTGTCTTCGGACGCCAGTGGCGAGGAAAGCCTGTATCCGGACGAAATCCATGGCTTGATGACCGCCATGATCTGCGGGCCGGAGGCGATTGTACCCAGCGAATGGATGCCGCTGGTTTTCGCAGGCGACCCGGATTTCGCCGATGCGCGGCAGGCAGAAGACATCATGGGTTTGTTGATGCGCATGCACAACAGCATCGCCTCCACCCTCCAGGCCGGAACAGAATACCAACCGCTGCTGCCGCAGAGCGAAGACATTGGAGACGCAGACTTCGTCGCCGAGGGCTGGTGCCGTGGTTTTATGATGGGCATGAGCCTGCGCGGAGAACAATGGATGGAACACCTTGAGGGCGACCTCGGCAACATGCTGTTTCCCATCATCGCGCTGGCGGGCGAGCCACCCGATTTTTCCAGCGAGGAAGATCCCATCGAACCTATCAGCCCCGAGGAGATGACGGACCTTTGCGATATGTTGCCAGACAGCGTAGCGGCGGTTTATGCCTTCTGGCGCGCACACTAA
- a CDS encoding malate dehydrogenase yields MTQDIRQAALDYHEHPTPGKLGISITKPCDTQRELALAYTPGVAEPVREIAKDPEAAYRYTAKGNLVAVITDGTAVLGLGDVGALAGKPVMEGKAVLFKKFANIDVFDIEVTAGSTQAFIDTVAHISPTFGGINLEDIAAPHCFEIEEALIERLDIPVFHDDQHGTAIIVAAGLLNALELQGKSIGEARIVCLGAGAAGIASMRLLVALGAKKHNIFLTDRQGVIHSGRADLNTYKREFAIDTDKRTLADAMQDADVLIGVSGPDLVTPEMLEVMAPRPIVFALSNPDPEIRPAVAHAVRSDLIMATGRSDYPNQVNNVLGFPFIFRGALDVRATRINQAMQIAAVHALQALAHEPVPRDVLDAYKLDHLEFGPDYIIPKPFDLRLIDRVPAAVARAAVESGVARQKYPDIS; encoded by the coding sequence ATGACCCAAGACATTAGACAAGCCGCCCTCGACTATCACGAGCACCCCACGCCGGGAAAGCTTGGTATCAGCATCACCAAACCCTGCGACACCCAACGCGAGCTGGCCTTGGCCTATACACCCGGTGTGGCCGAGCCGGTGCGCGAGATCGCCAAAGACCCCGAGGCCGCCTACCGCTACACGGCAAAGGGCAATCTGGTGGCGGTGATTACCGATGGCACGGCGGTGCTGGGCCTGGGCGATGTTGGCGCGCTGGCGGGAAAACCCGTGATGGAAGGTAAGGCGGTGCTGTTTAAGAAATTCGCTAACATCGACGTTTTCGATATTGAAGTCACCGCCGGTTCCACCCAGGCCTTCATCGACACCGTGGCGCACATCTCGCCAACGTTTGGCGGCATCAATCTGGAAGATATCGCCGCACCGCATTGCTTCGAAATAGAAGAGGCGCTCATCGAGCGCCTCGACATACCGGTGTTTCACGACGACCAGCACGGCACCGCCATCATCGTTGCCGCCGGTCTGCTCAACGCCCTGGAGCTGCAAGGCAAATCTATCGGCGAGGCGCGCATCGTATGCCTGGGCGCGGGCGCCGCAGGCATCGCCTCAATGCGCCTGCTGGTAGCGCTGGGCGCGAAAAAGCACAACATTTTCCTTACTGACCGCCAGGGTGTCATACACAGCGGCCGCGCCGACCTCAACACCTACAAGCGCGAGTTCGCCATCGACACCGATAAACGCACCCTGGCCGACGCCATGCAGGATGCGGACGTGCTGATCGGCGTATCCGGCCCCGACCTGGTGACACCCGAAATGCTGGAAGTCATGGCGCCTCGCCCCATCGTCTTCGCCCTGTCCAATCCCGACCCCGAAATCCGCCCTGCCGTGGCTCACGCGGTGCGCAGCGACCTTATCATGGCCACCGGGCGTAGCGATTACCCCAACCAGGTCAACAACGTGCTGGGCTTCCCGTTCATCTTCCGCGGTGCCCTCGACGTGCGCGCCACCCGCATCAATCAGGCCATGCAAATCGCCGCCGTGCATGCCCTGCAGGCACTGGCCCACGAACCGGTGCCCCGCGATGTGCTCGACGCCTACAAACTGGACCACTTGGAATTCGGCCCGGATTACATCATCCCCAAGCCGTTCGACCTGCGGCTGATCGACCGCGTACCCGCCGCCGTGGCGCGGGCGGCGGTGGAATCGGGGGTAGCGCGGCAGAAATATCCTGATATTAGTTGA
- a CDS encoding Fic family protein, with the protein MKIPEPPPSTSEILDNLTKEQGHKKLAQILTSNIGLTDNKGRYLHWEKLKHLAPPEGLSSEEYWFATKLARQKAFKKLSITDKNGSPFNFCVPDTLQRELHWLDQNAAGSITMDRPITNPHTRDTYLVSSLIEESISSSQLEGASTTRNVAKEMLRQGRQPKDHSEQMIFNNHQAMKFIRGYKDDELTPSLIKRLHEILTQNTLDDPSKAGHFRENTDDIQVVDGSESVVLHIPPDADTLPERIEKICRFANDSEEKEFIHPVIKAITLHFMIGYDHPFVDGNGRTARALFYWAMAKQGYWLMEFISISRIIKQNPAQYGKAYLHTETDGNDLTYFLIHQMDIIKKGVTALHEYLEIKSQEIEEAEKLLDNSQAKGQLNHRQLSLLKHALEHPNAIYRIQEHQASHAISYQTARTDLLKMSDQLSLLRKRKYGNSFVFVSPPDLKARLIENKL; encoded by the coding sequence GTGAAAATACCTGAACCACCACCCTCTACTTCTGAAATACTCGATAACCTTACAAAAGAGCAAGGCCATAAAAAGCTGGCGCAAATTCTGACTTCTAATATTGGACTTACCGACAACAAAGGCAGATATCTTCATTGGGAAAAACTAAAACATCTTGCGCCTCCTGAAGGGTTGTCCAGCGAGGAGTACTGGTTTGCTACCAAGCTGGCACGGCAAAAGGCGTTTAAAAAATTATCCATCACAGATAAAAATGGGAGTCCCTTTAATTTTTGCGTCCCGGACACTTTGCAAAGGGAGTTGCATTGGTTGGATCAGAATGCGGCTGGAAGTATTACGATGGATCGGCCTATCACGAACCCTCATACTAGAGACACGTACCTCGTTAGCTCCCTTATCGAGGAATCTATAAGCTCTAGCCAGCTTGAGGGGGCTTCAACGACAAGAAATGTTGCCAAGGAGATGCTAAGGCAGGGGCGGCAGCCTAAAGACCATAGTGAACAGATGATTTTTAACAATCATCAGGCTATGAAGTTTATAAGAGGTTATAAAGACGACGAGCTGACGCCATCCCTAATCAAGCGCCTCCATGAAATTCTCACCCAAAATACTCTTGATGATCCTTCCAAAGCCGGACATTTTAGAGAAAATACGGACGATATCCAGGTCGTGGACGGTAGTGAATCAGTTGTTCTCCATATACCACCGGATGCGGATACTCTTCCTGAGCGCATTGAAAAAATATGCAGGTTTGCTAACGATTCGGAAGAAAAAGAGTTTATTCATCCGGTTATAAAGGCGATAACCTTACATTTTATGATCGGTTACGATCATCCTTTTGTTGACGGTAATGGGAGAACAGCCAGGGCATTGTTTTACTGGGCAATGGCAAAGCAAGGCTACTGGCTGATGGAATTTATTTCTATATCCAGAATCATTAAACAGAACCCTGCCCAATATGGAAAAGCATATTTACATACGGAAACTGACGGTAATGACTTAACCTATTTTCTTATTCATCAAATGGACATAATTAAAAAAGGGGTTACCGCACTACATGAATATCTGGAAATAAAATCACAAGAAATTGAAGAAGCTGAGAAGTTGCTTGATAACTCGCAGGCCAAGGGTCAGTTAAATCATCGGCAATTGTCATTATTGAAGCATGCTCTGGAGCATCCAAATGCTATTTACCGCATACAAGAGCATCAGGCTTCGCATGCAATTAGTTATCAAACCGCTAGAACAGATTTGTTGAAAATGTCTGATCAATTAAGTTTGCTGAGGAAGAGGAAATATGGAAATTCCTTCGTATTTGTCTCCCCACCAGATTTAAAGGCTAGGCTAATAGAAAATAAGCTCTAA
- a CDS encoding glutathione S-transferase family protein: MNKATLHLISHNLCPYVQRAVIVLNEKGAPFERTYIDLKNSPEWFKKISPLGKVPLLQVGEEVLFESAAICEYLDETLGEPLHPGDPLQRAKHRAWMEFGSAILDTIWGFYTAPDAKVLEIKRADLQAKFETIEQQLKEEPYFAGERFSMVDVVFGPIFRYFDVFDTIADFGVFDNTPKARAWRSALAARSSVKEAVLPDYSARLLAFLKALVSELSGMIAMGGGDDLLFSARNKR; this comes from the coding sequence ATGAATAAAGCAACACTGCACTTAATAAGTCATAACCTCTGCCCCTATGTGCAACGCGCTGTTATCGTACTCAACGAAAAGGGCGCACCCTTTGAGCGAACTTATATCGACCTCAAAAACAGCCCCGAGTGGTTCAAGAAGATTTCGCCCTTGGGGAAGGTGCCGCTATTGCAAGTCGGCGAGGAGGTGCTCTTCGAGTCCGCCGCCATCTGCGAGTATCTTGATGAGACTCTTGGCGAGCCGCTGCATCCCGGTGACCCCTTGCAGCGAGCCAAGCATCGCGCGTGGATGGAATTTGGCTCCGCGATTCTCGATACCATTTGGGGCTTTTACACTGCCCCGGATGCCAAGGTGCTTGAGATCAAACGCGCAGACCTCCAGGCGAAATTCGAAACCATCGAGCAGCAACTCAAGGAGGAGCCTTACTTTGCCGGTGAGCGCTTCTCGATGGTCGACGTGGTATTCGGCCCGATTTTTCGCTACTTCGACGTGTTCGATACCATTGCTGATTTCGGCGTATTTGATAACACCCCAAAAGCACGGGCGTGGCGTTCCGCTCTTGCCGCTCGATCATCTGTCAAGGAGGCGGTTCTCCCTGACTATTCAGCTCGATTATTGGCTTTTCTGAAGGCGCTAGTGTCTGAGTTGTCCGGGATGATTGCCATGGGCGGGGGTGATGATCTGCTATTTAGCGCTCGCAATAAGCGATAG
- a CDS encoding MarR family transcriptional regulator, with amino-acid sequence MRKPKSTTSNTTWALFLTTHAVLLEKIEATLKAAELPPLDWYDVLWALERAPQHRLRMHELAHSVVLSRSNLTRLVDRLGAAGLVERQSATDDKRGAYGVLTPAGLAMRERMWPVYQDCIMDLFNQHLSKDEQAIMNGALRRILDAARGSAPEGI; translated from the coding sequence ATGCGAAAACCAAAGTCAACAACTTCAAACACTACATGGGCGCTGTTTCTAACAACCCATGCCGTGCTGCTTGAGAAAATCGAGGCCACGCTCAAGGCGGCCGAGTTGCCGCCCCTCGACTGGTATGACGTACTTTGGGCGCTTGAGCGCGCGCCTCAGCACCGTTTGCGAATGCACGAGCTCGCCCATTCGGTTGTCCTCTCCCGGAGCAACCTGACGCGATTAGTTGACCGTCTTGGGGCTGCGGGACTCGTGGAGCGGCAATCTGCGACAGATGACAAACGGGGCGCTTATGGCGTGCTCACGCCGGCAGGATTGGCGATGAGAGAAAGGATGTGGCCGGTCTATCAGGACTGCATAATGGATCTTTTCAACCAGCACCTCTCCAAGGACGAGCAGGCCATAATGAATGGGGCATTGCGCCGGATACTGGATGCGGCAAGGGGTAGCGCTCCCGAAGGGATCTGA
- the mdh gene encoding malate dehydrogenase: protein MEKITIVGPGRVGESAAQILAKEELCRELVLLGRQEGVARGIALDIQESAPLFGFDTRVTGGADPALMAGSDLVIITAGAPRKPGMSRADLRDANLPVITTIVDQVMRYAPQAMILIVSNPVDVLTYHAWRHTGWARQRVFGLSGVLDSARMASFIALETGFSVKDITALVIGGHGDTMVPLPRYTCINGIPVTHFLSPDAIVRLSEHTRQGGAEILALKENSSAYDSPAAAIATMVDALVHRRRRVLPCVAILDGEYSQHDIAFGVPAILGGAGLERVVELPLTEEEQEAVRRSAEQVRAGIGATG, encoded by the coding sequence ATGGAGAAGATCACTATCGTCGGCCCCGGCCGGGTGGGCGAATCAGCCGCACAGATCCTCGCCAAAGAGGAGCTGTGCCGGGAACTGGTGTTGCTTGGCCGTCAGGAAGGCGTGGCGCGGGGTATTGCACTGGACATCCAGGAATCCGCGCCGCTGTTCGGTTTTGATACCCGGGTGACGGGTGGGGCCGATCCAGCCCTGATGGCAGGTTCAGATCTGGTAATCATCACCGCCGGCGCTCCCCGCAAGCCAGGCATGTCGCGCGCCGATCTGCGCGATGCCAACCTGCCCGTCATCACCACGATAGTCGATCAAGTTATGCGCTATGCTCCCCAAGCCATGATACTGATCGTGAGCAATCCGGTGGATGTGCTCACGTATCACGCCTGGCGTCATACCGGCTGGGCGCGGCAGCGGGTATTCGGCCTGTCGGGTGTGCTTGACAGCGCGCGCATGGCGAGCTTCATCGCCCTGGAGACTGGGTTCTCTGTCAAGGACATCACGGCGCTGGTGATCGGTGGACATGGCGACACGATGGTGCCGCTGCCGCGTTATACCTGCATCAACGGCATTCCTGTCACACACTTTCTGTCTCCCGACGCCATTGTGCGCTTGTCCGAACACACCCGTCAGGGTGGTGCCGAGATTCTAGCCCTGAAAGAGAACAGCAGCGCCTATGATTCTCCGGCGGCAGCCATCGCCACCATGGTCGATGCGCTGGTTCACCGGCGGCGGCGCGTGCTGCCGTGCGTTGCCATATTGGATGGCGAGTATAGCCAGCACGACATCGCCTTCGGCGTGCCTGCTATCCTTGGCGGTGCGGGCCTGGAAAGGGTGGTGGAACTGCCGCTGACCGAGGAAGAGCAGGAGGCAGTGCGGCGCTCGGCAGAGCAGGTGCGGGCGGGGATCGGAGCAACAGGCTAG
- a CDS encoding DUF504 domain-containing protein produces MIPIHELISKIRWDEEFGKGDFAIGYYDRMLDKILIVPFHEIFFDPADHFSFQLVTEDGDTHRIPLHRVKEVYKDGTLIWHREH; encoded by the coding sequence ATGATCCCTATCCACGAGCTTATTAGCAAAATCCGCTGGGACGAGGAATTCGGCAAGGGCGATTTTGCGATTGGTTACTACGACCGGATGCTGGACAAGATCCTTATCGTGCCATTCCATGAGATCTTCTTTGATCCCGCTGACCATTTTTCCTTTCAGCTTGTAACCGAAGACGGCGACACGCACAGGATTCCGTTGCACCGAGTCAAGGAAGTATACAAGGACGGCACGCTGATCTGGCACAGAGAACATTGA
- a CDS encoding MBL fold metallo-hydrolase, producing the protein MGNVEKSTMEIQFLGAAREVTGSCYLIRAGRHRILVDCGLIQGSKTDEARNQLPFEFDPAKIDAVVLTHAHLDHSGRLPLLVKNGFRGTIYTHRATRDLCRIMLKDAAYLNEKDIEWQNRKRQRKHLPLVEPLYTMDDVENTLRHFKALDYGVTIPLLPGISIRLADAGHILGSAIVELWLEMEGARRKIVFSGDLGHRDAPILQDPQPVREADLVVMESTYGDRLHRSWEQTWDELRDVLMHAKHNQGNVLIPAFAVGRTQELLYEFGRHYAEWGLDDWLIFLDSPMAIETTEVYARHTGLYDTEAAAEQRAHGNPFTMLPNLHISRTANQSMAINRINAGAIIIAGSGMCDGGRIRHHLKHNLWRSGCHVVIVGFQASGTPGRALVDGAQYLRMAGETIRVAAQIHTIGGLSAHADAAGLIDWYHHFEGRPAIALVHGEPQAMDPLAERLRDAGAAHVHTPERGARLDLIEM; encoded by the coding sequence ATGGGGAACGTTGAAAAATCGACCATGGAAATTCAATTTCTTGGTGCGGCGCGCGAAGTCACCGGATCATGCTATCTGATCCGCGCAGGACGTCATCGCATTCTGGTGGACTGCGGACTGATTCAAGGATCAAAGACGGACGAGGCGCGCAACCAACTGCCGTTCGAGTTTGATCCGGCAAAAATTGACGCAGTGGTGTTAACGCATGCACACCTGGATCACTCCGGGCGGTTGCCGCTGCTGGTCAAGAATGGCTTCCGCGGCACCATCTACACACACCGCGCCACTCGCGACCTGTGCCGCATCATGCTCAAGGACGCGGCGTATCTCAACGAAAAAGACATCGAATGGCAAAATCGCAAACGCCAGCGCAAGCACCTGCCGCTGGTCGAGCCCTTGTATACCATGGATGACGTGGAGAATACATTGCGTCATTTTAAGGCGCTGGATTATGGCGTTACCATCCCGCTGCTCCCCGGCATTTCCATCCGGTTGGCCGATGCTGGCCACATCCTGGGCTCTGCGATAGTGGAGCTGTGGCTGGAGATGGAGGGTGCGCGCCGCAAGATCGTGTTCAGCGGTGACCTCGGGCATCGCGACGCCCCCATCCTGCAAGACCCCCAACCGGTACGCGAAGCAGACCTGGTGGTGATGGAAAGCACCTACGGCGACCGTCTGCACCGTTCCTGGGAACAAACCTGGGATGAGCTGCGCGATGTGCTCATGCACGCCAAGCACAACCAGGGCAACGTGCTGATCCCCGCCTTCGCTGTGGGACGCACTCAAGAATTGCTCTACGAATTCGGCCGTCATTATGCCGAATGGGGGCTGGACGATTGGCTGATCTTTCTGGACAGCCCGATGGCCATCGAGACGACCGAGGTTTATGCACGCCACACTGGCCTGTATGACACAGAAGCCGCCGCAGAGCAGCGTGCGCATGGCAATCCCTTCACGATGCTGCCCAACCTACACATCAGCCGTACCGCCAACCAGTCCATGGCCATCAACCGCATCAATGCCGGAGCCATCATCATCGCGGGCAGCGGCATGTGTGACGGCGGGCGCATCCGCCATCACCTGAAACACAACCTATGGCGCAGCGGATGCCATGTGGTGATCGTAGGCTTTCAGGCGAGCGGCACGCCAGGCCGCGCGCTGGTGGATGGCGCGCAATACCTGCGCATGGCAGGCGAGACAATACGGGTGGCGGCACAGATACACACTATCGGCGGCCTGTCCGCCCATGCTGATGCTGCCGGCCTGATCGACTGGTACCATCACTTCGAAGGACGTCCCGCCATCGCCTTGGTGCATGGCGAGCCACAAGCGATGGACCCGCTGGCGGAGCGGCTGCGCGATGCAGGCGCAGCGCACGTCCATACCCCCGAGCGCGGAGCGCGGCTGGATTTAATAGAAATGTAG